The following nucleotide sequence is from Thermodesulfobacteriota bacterium.
TATCTTCCCGACTTCGACTACCACGCCCCCGACACCCTGGGGGGGGCCTGTGCCCTGCTGGCCTCCCTCGGCTCCGAGATGAAAGTGCTCGCCGGGGGTACCGACCTCCTGCACAAGATGAAGGTGGGAAAGCTCGCCCCCAAGGCCCTGGTATCCTTGAAGCGCCTCGATGCCCTGCGGGACATCCGGTACCAGGAGGGGCGGGGGGTGGTGATCGGGGCGCTCGCGACCCAGAGCGACGTGGTGGATTCCCCGGTGCTCCATGCGCGCTATCCCTCGGTCTCCGAGGCGGCCCACCGCATGGCGTCGCTCCAGATTCGAAATCTCGGGACCGTGGGGGGAAACATCGTCAACGGGGTGCCCTCCGCGGACCTCCCCCCGATCCTCATCGCCCTGGGGGCCACGATCCGGCTCGTGCACGCGGGGGGGGAGCGCACCCTGCCCCTGGAGGAGTTCTTTCACGGCGCGGCCGAGACCGCCATCGCCCCCGGGGAGATCCTCACCGAGGTCGTCATCCCCGACGGCCCCTTCACGGGGAGCTGCTACCTCAAGTTCGGCTTGCGCCGCTCAGGGGCGCTCGCGGTGGCGGGGGCGGCGGCGGCGGTGCAGGTGGAGGGCGGCGTGATCCGCCAGGCCCGGGTGGCGCTGGCCTCCTGCGCCCCCACGGTCATCCGCTCCCCCGCTGCCGAGGAGTACCTGCGGGGCAAGCCCGCCACCCCGGAAGTGCTGGAGGAGGCCGGCCTGCGCGCCGAAGCCGACAGCCGCCCGAGAGACAGCATCCGCGGCTCCGCCGAGTACCGCCGCAACCTGGCCCGGGTGCTCACCAAGCGGGCGCTTCGCAAGGCGGTGGACGAGGGGCACGGAAGAGTGAAGGGTGAAGAGTGACGAGGATCGGCCGGATCGGCCGGATCCGTCGGATCGGACCGATCGGTCCGAATCTCCAACTGACAACGGACCACGGACAACGGACCAAATTCCATGCAAGCTCTCCAAGACAGATCCGGCGTCAAGCGCTACCTCGTCACCCTGCGGGTGAACGGCGACGACCGCACCGCGGTGGTGAAGGCCAACACCACCCTGACGAACCTCCTCCGGGACGAGTTCGACCTCACCGGCACCAAGAAGGGCTGCGAGCTCGGCGACTGCGGCTCCTGCACGGTGCTCCTCGACGGCAAGCCCGTGGATTCGTGCATGGTACTGGCCGTGGAGGCCGACGGCCGCGAGGTCACGACCATCGAGGGCGTGGCAGCCAACGGCCGGCTCGACGCCCTCCAGGAGAGCTTCGTCAACCACGGGGCGGTCCAGTGCGGCTACTGCACCCCCGGCATGATCCTCTCGGCCAAGGCCCTCCTCACCCGCAACCCTTGCCCCACCGAGCCCGAGATCCGGGAGGCCATCGGCGGCAACCTGTGCCGCTGCACCGGCTACGTCCACATCGTGGAGGCCGTGAAGGCGGTGGCAGAGGGGCGCGTCTCCCCCGAGGACGAGCCCGGAGTGGAGTGGATGAAGGGCTAAAGGGGTGACGGGTGACGAGTGACGAGTGAAAAGGGCAATCGGTCCGATCCGACCGATCCGACCGATCGGTCCGAAACTCCAACTGACCACGGACCACGGACAACGGACCAAACACCATGACTCCTAGACACACCGTAATCGGCCGAAGCGTTCCCCGCATCGACGGGCGGGAGAAGGTGACCGGGGCGGCGAAGTACACGGGGGATTTGAAGTTCCCCAACATGCTCCACGGCAAGATCCTCACCAGCCCCCACGCCCACGCCCGCATCCTGGCCATCGACACCTCCGAGGCCGAGCGCCTGCCGGGGGTGAAGGCCGTCGTCACCCACCGGGACGTGCCCTCCCTCAAGTACGGCATCAGCCCCGCCCGGTGGGACGAAAACATCTTCTGCATCGACAAGGTGCGGTTCGTGGGAGACAAGGTCGCGGCGGTGGCGTGCGTGGACGAGGAGACCTGTTACCGGGCCCTTCGGCTCATCCGGGTGGAGTACGAGCCCCTGCCGGCGGTGCTCGACTTTCGCCGGGCCATGGACGAGGACGCCCCCCAGGTACACGACGAGTACGCGCGCAACATCAACACCGAGATCCACCAGAGCTTCGGCGACATCGAGGCGGCCTTCGCCCAGGCCCACCACGTGCGCACCGACGCCTTCCTGGGCCAGCGCACCTACCAGGCCCCCATCGAGCCCCACTCGGCCATCTCCATGTGGGAGGGCGGCAAGCTCACCGTCTACTCCAGCACCCAGTCGCCCCACTACTTCCAGTACTACATCGCCCGGGAGTTCGGCCTGCCCATGGGCGACGTACGCGTCATCAAGCCCTACCTGGGGGGCGGGTTCGGGGGAAAGCTCGAGCCCACGGGACTGGAGTTCGCCGGGGCGGCGCTGGCGCGGATCACCGGCCGGCCGGTGCGCATGTTCTACGACCGGGCAGAGATGTTCGCCCACAACCGGGGCCGCCACGCCCAGTACATGGAGATCACCACCGGGGTGACGAAGGAGGGAAAGATCCTCGGCGCCCACGCGAACTTCCTCATGGACGGGGGCGCCTACACGAGCCTGGGGATCGCCACGGCCTACTATGCCGGGGCGCTCCTGCCGCTCACCTACGAGTTCGACCACTACAAGTTCGACCTCTACCGGGTCTACACGAACCTGCCCGCCTGCGGGGCCCAGCGGGGGCACGGGGCACCCCAGCCCAAGTACGCCTTCGAGAGTCACCTGGACAACGTGGCCGCGGACCTGGGGCTCGACCCCATGGACATCCGCCTGGTCAACGCCCGGCGGCCCAACACCGTGACCCCCAACGACTTCGGGATCAACTCCTGCGAGCTCAAACGCTGCCTGGAGCGGACCCGGGAGATCTCGGGCTGGGACGCCAAGAAGGGCAAGCTCCCCCGGGGCCGGGGCATCGGGGTCGCCACCGGGAGCTTCGTCTCCGGGGCGGGCTACCCCATCTACCGCACCGATCTCCCCCACTCGGCCGTAGTCCTCAAGGTGAACCAGGACGGCACCTCCGCCACCCTCTACACCGGCGCGCCCGACATCGGCCAGGGCTCCGACACGGTGCTGTGCCAGATGGCGGCCGAGGCCATGGGGTACCGGTACGAGCAGATGCGCATCGTCGCCGCCGACACCGAGACCTGCCCCATGGACCTGGGGGCCTACTCCAGCCGCCAGACCCTCATGACCGGGGCGGCGGCGAAGCAGGCAGGCGAGGAGGTTCGGCGCCAGGTCCTGGAGGCGGCCTCGGGGATGCTGGGGGTGCCCGCCGACGACCTGGACTGCGCAGACGGGGTGGTCTTCTCCCGCTCCCACCCCGAGAAGACCGCGACCTTCGAGGAGGCCGCACGCCGGCACTTCGTGCTACACGGGCCGCTGGTGGGCAAGGGCTCTTACAAGCCCCCGAAGCTCGGCGGCACCTTCAAGGGAGCCCCCGTGGGCACGAGCCCCGCCTACAGCTTCGGCGTGCAGGCCGCCGAGGTGCAGATCGACGAGGAGACGGGCGAGATCACCGTTCTCGACGTGTGGGACGTCCACGACTGCGGCACCGTCATCAACCCCCGCCTCCTCCACGGCCAGGTCCACGGGGCGCTTGCCATGGGAATGGGAGAGACGGTGTGGGAGCAGGTGGTCTTCGACGAGAACGGGGCCATCAAGAACCCCGACCTCGCAAACTACCGCATTCCCACGGCACTCGACATGCCCCGGGTCCATTCCGAGGTCGTCGACTCCCACGAGCCCGCCGGCCCCTGGGGCGTCAAGGAGATCGGCGAGGGCGCCACCAACCC
It contains:
- a CDS encoding xanthine dehydrogenase family protein subunit M → MYLPDFDYHAPDTLGGACALLASLGSEMKVLAGGTDLLHKMKVGKLAPKALVSLKRLDALRDIRYQEGRGVVIGALATQSDVVDSPVLHARYPSVSEAAHRMASLQIRNLGTVGGNIVNGVPSADLPPILIALGATIRLVHAGGERTLPLEEFFHGAAETAIAPGEILTEVVIPDGPFTGSCYLKFGLRRSGALAVAGAAAAVQVEGGVIRQARVALASCAPTVIRSPAAEEYLRGKPATPEVLEEAGLRAEADSRPRDSIRGSAEYRRNLARVLTKRALRKAVDEGHGRVKGEE
- a CDS encoding (2Fe-2S)-binding protein, which codes for MQALQDRSGVKRYLVTLRVNGDDRTAVVKANTTLTNLLRDEFDLTGTKKGCELGDCGSCTVLLDGKPVDSCMVLAVEADGREVTTIEGVAANGRLDALQESFVNHGAVQCGYCTPGMILSAKALLTRNPCPTEPEIREAIGGNLCRCTGYVHIVEAVKAVAEGRVSPEDEPGVEWMKG
- the hcrA gene encoding 4-hydroxybenzoyl-CoA reductase subunit alpha, with translation MTPRHTVIGRSVPRIDGREKVTGAAKYTGDLKFPNMLHGKILTSPHAHARILAIDTSEAERLPGVKAVVTHRDVPSLKYGISPARWDENIFCIDKVRFVGDKVAAVACVDEETCYRALRLIRVEYEPLPAVLDFRRAMDEDAPQVHDEYARNINTEIHQSFGDIEAAFAQAHHVRTDAFLGQRTYQAPIEPHSAISMWEGGKLTVYSSTQSPHYFQYYIAREFGLPMGDVRVIKPYLGGGFGGKLEPTGLEFAGAALARITGRPVRMFYDRAEMFAHNRGRHAQYMEITTGVTKEGKILGAHANFLMDGGAYTSLGIATAYYAGALLPLTYEFDHYKFDLYRVYTNLPACGAQRGHGAPQPKYAFESHLDNVAADLGLDPMDIRLVNARRPNTVTPNDFGINSCELKRCLERTREISGWDAKKGKLPRGRGIGVATGSFVSGAGYPIYRTDLPHSAVVLKVNQDGTSATLYTGAPDIGQGSDTVLCQMAAEAMGYRYEQMRIVAADTETCPMDLGAYSSRQTLMTGAAAKQAGEEVRRQVLEAASGMLGVPADDLDCADGVVFSRSHPEKTATFEEAARRHFVLHGPLVGKGSYKPPKLGGTFKGAPVGTSPAYSFGVQAAEVQIDEETGEITVLDVWDVHDCGTVINPRLLHGQVHGALAMGMGETVWEQVVFDENGAIKNPDLANYRIPTALDMPRVHSEVVDSHEPAGPWGVKEIGEGATNPTMGCFSNAIFDAMGVRVNSLPLSYEKVWRALRDKREGR